The window ATATCGAGCTGTAGACTACTGAGTCCTCTGTCAGCAGCTCCATTGGTAGCTTTGGCTGGCTTCGGCCTCTACGAATTCGGCTTTCCCGGAGTAAGATCTCCCCTGTTATGCTCTGCTTCTCCTTTTACCTTGTGATTACCAAGAGAACGAGGATACACTGCTGTTTAATCCTTCTCGATACGTGATCTGCAATTCTTGACGTGATGTGTTATGGACACAGGTTGCCAAATGTATCGAAATTGGACTCCCACAGCTCATAATTCTAGTAATATTCTCACAGGTGCAGTATCCCAATCAATGCCTCAAAAAGAGACGTGCCTTCAATCCCTTAAAGATCACTTCAAATGCATGCATTGAGCTTGCTATAGTTGAGAAGATTTGTATGATCTGACCGAAACTGAATCGTCCACGGTTGCAGTACATACCTCATCTATTACACTCAAAGAAGCATGTCTTCGACCGATATGCCGTCTTGTTCTCCATCGCAATCGTATGGCTTTATGCTTTCATCCTCACGGTGGGAGGTGCGTATAAGCATGCAGCAGCAAAGACTCAACAGCACTGTCGAACCGACCGTTCTGGCCTCATTGCTTCATCTCCATGGTAACGCTAATATGCCTCTCGTGTTCATCGACTCTGTCTTCCTTCGATCTTAGAGGAGTAAGATTTGAACTTGCCAAAGTCTAGGGGGTATCAGAAGCATGTCCGCGAGTAAGATTCTCCTATGTGCAGGATAAGAGTGCCATATCCCTTTCAATGGGGAGCACCAACCTTCAACGGTGGCGAAGCTTTCGCCATGATGGCTGCTGCATTCGTTGCTCTCGTAGAGGTCTGCTGCGTCACTTGTCAATCTCTCTCTCGCGAATCTGCATTGTCCAGCTAATGTCGGAGAGACATGCTCTTTCACCATGCAGTCGACTGGTGCTTTCATTGCGGTTTCAAGGTATTCAAGTGCCACACCAGTGCCTCCTTCAATACTTGGCCGTGGAGTTGGATGGCAGGTACTGCATCTCATTCCATTTCCTGCAAAGCTAATGATCTGTCTGCAACTGGTTGAGATTGTTTGCTTGCTTCAGGGCATCGGGATACTGTTGGATGGGATTTTTGGAACAGCAAATGGATCCACTGTGTCTGTGTAAGGCTGCAGAGATCAAAACATCCATAGTAGACATGCTTTGGCCACTACTGATCGCTACTACTTCCCAATGCAGCGAAAACGCTGGATTGATAGCTTTGACACGGGTTGGAAGCCGAAGAGTAGTTCAAATATCTGCAGGGTTCATGATCTTCTTTTCTGTACTCGGTGGGTTGCTCAATCTAGTCTCCGAAACTTAATTTACCGATCTAATTCTCGTGTTCTTGCAGGAAAGTTTGGAGCCGTGTTTGCGTCCATTCCCGGACCGATCATTGCAGCTCTGTACTGCCTCTTCTTTGCATATGTTGGTACGCACGCAACACGAAGCTTCTGATTAACCTGGAGTTACTGCTGCTTGGCAAAGAATAGGCAAAGAGAGTTTCTATATAAGTTCTTTTCTCACAGGTGTTGCAGGTCTCAGTCTCCTTCAATTCTGCAACCTCAACAGCTTCAGGACAAAGTTCATCCTGGGGTTCTCCGTGTTTATGGGGCTATCGGTTCCTCAATACTTCAACGAGTACACTTCTGTTGCGGGTTATGGACCTGCGCACACTGGCGCAAGATGGGTGAAGTCCCTGAGCCACAgttaaaacttcttcttcttcctcctcttatgCTTCTTCTTTTGCAGTTCAATGACATGGTGAACGTGGCATTCTCCTCGGAAGCGCTTGTGGCGGGCTTCGTGGCGTATTTCTTGGACAACACACTGCATAGAAACGATACCACTGCGAGGAAGGACAGAGGATACCATTTCTGGGACAAGTTCAGATCCTACAAGACTGATCCCAGAAGCGAGGAATTCTACTCGTTGCCGTTTAATCTGAACAAGTTCTTCCCTGCGGACTGAACCGCGAAGGCCATGCCCGGTGTTCTGTAATAATGCTCGGACAGATACCGGTTCTTCCGCTGTCTCTGGGCCTTTTTAGGCTGCAGATGGAATTGGATTGGGTGTCCTGCAAGGAGACAAACAAAGGTTTATCAC of the Musa acuminata AAA Group cultivar baxijiao chromosome BXJ3-2, Cavendish_Baxijiao_AAA, whole genome shotgun sequence genome contains:
- the LOC135631959 gene encoding nucleobase-ascorbate transporter 6-like; amino-acid sequence: MAGEGAAAGPKQDDTQPHPVKDQLPDISYCITSPPPWPEAVLLGFQHYLVMLGTTVIIPTALVPQMGGGNDEKARVIQTLLFVAGLNTLLQTTFGTRLPAVIGGSYTFVVPTISIILAARYSTIVDPHQRFLHIMRGTQGALIVSSTIQIILGFSGLWRIVVRLLSPLSAAPLVALAGFGLYEFGFPGVAKCIEIGLPQLIILVIFSQYIPHLLHSKKHVFDRYAVLFSIAIVWLYAFILTVGGAYKHAAAKTQQHCRTDRSGLIASSPWIRVPYPFQWGAPTFNGGEAFAMMAAAFVALVESTGAFIAVSRYSSATPVPPSILGRGVGWQGIGILLDGIFGTANGSTVSVENAGLIALTRVGSRRVVQISAGFMIFFSVLGKFGAVFASIPGPIIAALYCLFFAYVGVAGLSLLQFCNLNSFRTKFILGFSVFMGLSVPQYFNEYTSVAGYGPAHTGARWFNDMVNVAFSSEALVAGFVAYFLDNTLHRNDTTARKDRGYHFWDKFRSYKTDPRSEEFYSLPFNLNKFFPAD